ATAATTTTAACCATGCATGCATATAACAAAGTCAtacaaaattttggcatgaccttccttaaaaatagggcatatagagtttgcccgaaattcgccaaaacgaaattaaatcaacattccgacaaaacaTAAGCAACTCATTTCACGCATGATCCGACAAATACACATAGGcaacaactcatgccacacacacatatTCCCACCATCATGGCGCAAAACACACATATTTCCATTAATTCTTGCAAAGCACAACTTTTTGCTCACCTTTCGTCCCGAGAGAGGGATCGATCGAGCAAACATACGGTAGATGGCCGGTGCCTCTATCTAGGTATCAAAAGTAGTAGGACAAAGATGCATGGTAGATCTAGTTGGAAGGATATGCTCTACCTAACTAGTGGAGAGGAGGGAGAGCTAGCTAGTGAGACAAAGGTATTAGTGGGGAAAGTGGAGGGAGAGACAATTAAAGTGAGAAGGAAGCTAGAGAGAAAGAGAGGCCATTAATGGAGGAGATGGTGGATGGGGGCATTAGTggggagagaagagaggtaggAGAAGGAAGAACTAAGCGAGTGAGGTAGAGGAGGGAAAGGGGAGGGGGACAAGGAGAGGGAAAGGTGGTAGCTACGCGTACCAGTAGCGCGGGGTGCCAACGAGTGCTACTGCTAATCTCCATAGGAGTAGCGATTGTCGGTGGCCCATCGCTACTACTAAACGGGGCCCACCTGCTGGGACTGTGCACCAATAGCAGTAGCGGTGGCTGGCCGACAAGTGCTACTGCTATggtattagtagtagcgctggtttacGCCCACCGCTACTACTATGGGCAGCCTCAGTCGGTGGCGATGGGCCCACTTAGCAATAGCGGTGCATCGCcgcccaacgctactgctaaatttctacTTGTAGCGCTGGTTGCTGCCCAtcatactgctaattagcagtagcgctactCCCTTTTCCCCGCTACTACCAATATTCTATCTATAAGCTTTCTCCTAGTAGTGCCATCTCATTGGAGCCGTAATCACTGATCGGGGCTTGATCAATGTCGATGACATTGTCGTCCAACATGTGCACAAACTCGACAATCACATCAAGCAAACCGGTGCTACAATTTCGCTCCACAAGGCACGAACAATCGCAATGGCGAAATGTGAAAACAACTAGAAGAAAAACAAAGTTCCATTCCTTGCACCCATTCCGTCGAACACCTCTGGTGGTGGTAGTAGTGTCGTCGGTGGGCATCCTCGGAGAAGCTCTTGCGGTGGCGATCGGAGGAGGTGGTGGCATGATGCTCGCAATACCTTTTTGGCTGCCTTCTTGCGTTTCACCCACGCCACCTTGCGCATCTTCATCGTCGGGGTGGGGACAGCCTGGACCGAATTCGTAGTGCAGTGGCAGCGAGCGTGCGTGCCTTCCCGGTGGCGGCTGCGGGAGCGCCACTCTGGACGACGAAGTTGCCCTGGCGCTTGCGAGGATGGGTGGTGGAGGCTTGAACGACGACGGGCGAGACACAGCCGATGACGAGATCTTCTTGAGGGGTTGGCACGTCCACGACTTCCACGGTGATGGGCGACAACTAGGAGGCGTCCATGGTGGCGCTACGGAGCCGGGGAAGGTGGTTTGGAGAGGGCGGGGAAGATCAATGACGGTGGATGGAAGGGAGAGTGGGAACTGACGTgcgaaatgtccctcccgccaaatctcgcTAGCGATAGGGGTCACCCTCGGGTCGACCTCCCGTCCTGTGTTTCTAAAGGTTGAGGGGGCGAATTTGCCGCGCCCTGCAATTTTTTTAGAGGTCGTGATCCTATACGGTATCTGTCCGGGCCACTACTTTTGCGCAAAATTGTGAACTGACGGTGACTTTGCAGTTCAGCGTGatataaggggtctgctagagatgctcttagtccagaaaaataatataaaatggcatataaatcatacaaaagtgataatataatagcatgaaacaaagaaaaattataaatacattgaagacgtatcaaacATCATTTAGCTTAAATTGCCGCGAGTTGAGCATCCTACAACCATCATGGATATGATAAACATCCTACCATGACGTCCGCCATGAAGAGAACACTGCCGTCCGAGCATGGGATTCTCTCTTGGCACAAAAGGGATCCTAAAAAACTGCACAATATTGTTGTGGCACAAGCTCAGATCCACCACCATCTCATACTTCTTGTTCTCACCGGAGGTGTACGACATGTCAGTTGATCCACCCACTCCACCGCCATCTTATGAGGATACAcaacctctgttggaaaaggcagtgcctaggaggtgcTTAGGCACTAGGCAACGACCAaatgcctcgcctagggcataagcaAAACTCTAGGCGGGACAAGCAAGAAATTGTCCGCTCGAATGAGAAATCATACCTTATTGCCCAAACATGCCAAAAAGGTCATATTCCAATTGCATTAGTTGGTAGTTTACTTACTTATATGCCTTAAATCAATATATGTATACATTGTAAAACCCAAATACACCCTGATATCCAAAATATACATACATCTAGGCTACATCTACGACGCTTAAGCACCGCCTGGGCGCTAGGCTAAGGCCAATGGCCTTGCTTATGCCTAGCGCCTTTTCCAATCTTGTACACAACTGCATGGCGACAATGAAAATGGAGCCAAGTCAACATCAAATCTGTTGGATCGGTAGTCTATAGGAGGGGGTGGTGAATAGAATACTAAGCACAATAATGGACTCTTTTCCCAAGTTTTAAATTCTTGGCATATTTAGAATTTTCTAGCAATCAATAGAGCACCCTACACATGCAAATCTAGATTTTAGGCAGTGGAAAGTAAAGACATGCAAAAGTGCAAAGTAAGAGGAGGTAGAGTTGAGAGAATCACAAACATAATTGGCTCGTTGAAGATTCATGGTTTGGATAGTTGGCGCGATCTTACATCCACATCGATGGAGGCTTCGATTCATGAAGGATTCAAGATCAAAAATGTCCTAATTGTGATTTCACGAAGGAATAAGGTCCATGAAGGactcacccacaaagggtccagaaAGGAGCAACCAAACGTATTCCAACATGGTTTGCGCCCATGAAGGGCCAGCCCACTaaggtatatcttcacgaagtaggcgatctccaagCCCGTACAACCTTCTTGGGTTCTAACAAACTTGGAGACTTCCAAGTAATACCTACCCGATCTAGGAGGTGCACACCCTCCAAAAGTAATAAGATGGAGATTGCTTGACAATGAATCCCTTGTTTGTGCTTCAATAGATAATCTCCTCAACACTCAAGCTCTCTCAATATTTGGCTATGGATTTGGATAAGTAGGAGTCGAAAGCAATAGTAGATTAGATATCAAAGAGTTTGAAATTGGCACAATTAGGtggggttctctctcagaacatatgatggGAGTGAGTTTCCTTCAAGTTGAACCGGTGGGATAGGTGGGGGTATAAATAGGCTAGACTAAAAATCTACCGCTACTCACCCTTTTGCACATATCAGAGGCTCCATCTAATTTTGCTCGGTGGCTCTGAAGTGAACAAAAGTGGCAACTTTCAGATGCATAGGTAGGTTCGAATGAAAATCAATCGTTGGCTCCAAAGTGAGTACCTCAGCAAGGGCACACTCTCTATTAACACACCGGAAGTTCCGACTGAAATGACTCGAATTTTTTGACATGATAACAAAATGTTTTCCAGGTTGCTTTGGTGGTTCCAAATGGAATGTTGGAGGATCCGATTGAACTAGGATTTGGAACGACGACTATATCTAGATGTTTCGATGGTTCTGAGTGAAGTGCTTTGACAATACCTAGTTGCATGGCATTAGGAAAACGTACTGGAGCACTTGAAAGAGCATGAGGACTTTTTGGACTTTGACATTTAAGCACACAAAGCAAAAGGATCATTATTACACCCTCATCCCTTTTTGATAGTATCAACATGCCTAAGGACTCACTGTGATTTTaaatcactaaaataaaaatgtaGTATCAACATGTCTTTAAAAACATTAGGTGCCACCTTCCATTCCAAAGTTGTACCTATACTTTGAAGAAGCATTAGGGCATTTCCAACGCGGACCCTCAAAACACATGCATCCACATTTTTCCATCCAATGCGGTACCCCATCGCTCCACGGACTGGTCTGGACGTCTGTTTTGCCGCTAACCAGAGGCAAACCAAGGGCTTTGCGGCGTCTGGACCGCCGCCACGCACACATCTGACACCCTGATCCTACCCAAAACCCTCTCCCGCCTGAAGCGGTTGTCGCATATTCATGCCGGTCAGCGCCTCTCCAGAGCACTAGCGCATTCATGTCGAACCAGagtggacacgacctctcactggagcCGGCACTGAAGCGGCGTGCTCACTGAGAGCGCCCGCGCCACGTCCCAGTTTTCATGCCTATTCATGCCGGAGGGACGTGACCAGACTGCTCTCTCCGCATTCAAACCAATTGCCCGTCTGTCTGCCCGTAAGCCCGTCGGCATTAAACAAGCTCGACGGCCAACACCTCAGGGTCGTAGCGGGCGTCGGCATTAAACAAGCGACTGCCGAGAATCCTACTCTAGGCCGACATTCACACGGTCCACCGCTTGGCTCAGTCGGCGCCCACTATTTATACGTTGCCAGCCCGACACGATCCGCACCACACCACACGACACCTACTCCCGATCTCCTTCGTGCACCACATTTGCCATGACCTCGAGCTCCAAAGTGGTGTGGGACATTACAATTTTTATGAAATACAATGTAAAAATATGTTCACCCAACTTTGAAAAGCATGTTTGTACCTTTGAAGAAAAATGTGCGTGACATTACAAAATGTTCACGTGTTTCAATAGAATGTACGTGGCGTTAAAAAAAATGAGCGTGCAATATAAACAAATGGTCATGTAATTAAAAAAATGTTTCGCACCGTTTTTTTTACATTACATATAAAAAATATGTTCACGCAACACAAAGAAATGTTTGTGACATTTCTTCAAAAATGTTTATCCAATGTATAAAAACGTTCACATAgtttaaaaataattttcatatcATAGAAAAATATGTTTCACCATGTATACGAGAAAATGTtcaaaacaagtatttgaaaaactgttaatcatgtattttaaaattTTAAATGTATATAAAGAATGTTTTAGATGTAAAAAATATATACAATGTGTATGGAAACAAATAGATATGAAAACATATATCTGCATTTTttaaacatgtattaaaaatgttaaacatgtataaaaaatattcctGATGTATACGAAAATGTACATGGTGTATTAAAATATATATATTTtggtgaaaaaaaagaaaagaaaaataaaaagaagaaaactaGTTAAAACCAAAGAAGGAAACAAAGAAAACCAGAGAAaacaaagaaaaacgaaaaaaaaccCAAAGATAACTGATGCTACAAAGGTGAATATCCCACACGAAAAAAACTCATGCCCAGCTTCAGTGTTAGGCTGGCTCAATAGAGCGGTTCCTAATAAGAATATACGCATTTCCTTCTCTAAAagagataaaaataaaatacacatAGCTCTCACGGTGCTCAAGCGTGTTTGCTCGGAACGGAGCAGTTGGGAAATTCAAAATATAGATGGGATCCATTCGCTCCATTCCATGTGTAGAAACCCTATAAATCCCCTCCCACCTTCCCTCGATCCACCAAGAACCCTAGCTAGAGCAGGGAGCAGATCAGATCCGAGGCGGCTGCCCTCCGTGATGGCGAACTTCAGGATGGACGACGACGACGAGTTGTTCCACCGCTACGACCCTGAGGTGTTGGCCGCCAACGACATCGACTATCCCCCCCGCGATGCTAGGATGCGCATCAAGTGGTGGGCTTTTCTGATGCAAGTGGAGGGTAATTTGAGACTTACAAATATGTCGGTACCTTCGGCAAAGATCATCAGGTACCCAGGTATGCTGATCGATTTTCTCCGCTGTGGAAATCTATCATGATTTTGTGCTTTGATTCATTGGATAGAGTTGTTGTTGATGATGGCCAATTTGTTCCCCAAACCTCATCTGTCGTTGAGTAGCCGTCCATTTCATCCTAATGAACAATTGAATTCGTATATATGTTATTGTGCTCATCTGCTTCTTCTGCGTACTTGGTTGTGGTGGATAGATCAAATGGAGAAGGCATGGGGATGGTGGAGGCTGCTGCCGATCTATCAGGGCCTCGGTCCGGACATGCCCCTCTACCGGGAGTACCTCTGCGAGTACTACCTCCGCAATCCTCCTGAATCTGTTGATGACTCTGCCTGTACTCGGCACAAGTTTGTGGTCCGATCTGCATGGACAAATGAGAATGGCCGCCTCATTCCTCTCGCCGGCAAAGTAATCTAATTGGAAtctcaactcctgcctgcatctgttAGATATTTGACCCATCTATCAGGAAAGGTTTTAACAACCGTGGTCTGCCAAAGTATTCAGGTTCCCAAAGAAAGCCTATTCCCCATCTGTTTATGGATTGTAGTGTATCTTtaatactccttccgtcccaaaattcttgtcttagatttgtctagatacggatgtatctagttactaaatctagacaagaattttgggacggagggagtattgctCATATTATTGTGTTTCATTCATGTGCGCTACTGATGATAAATTGGTTGACTTTTCTTTTTGCATGATCAGTTTATTTGTTAATGCTCTGACTCAGCACTCAATCTATAGAGTTCCCAAAAGCATCCTACTAGGTAGGCACCTAGTAGAAAGAATTTCTATCCTATGAATTCCTTCAAGGTAGTGCGTAAATGTTGTTTGGTCTCCATAATACAAACTACTCATAAACCGGCTCTTCTTCAGTTTCTGGAATAACTGAAAGTATTTTTGCCCTGCTTCATTTCTAGCTCGATTGAATGGTCATCCATTCTTTAACTGCTTGCTAATCTACTTGCTTATATCAATTGCAAAACGATGGTTTTAAGTGTCTGGAGATGGAGGCCAAGTTCATCGGTCTGTGTGAGAGGAACAAGATAAAATTAACTGACACTGAGACTGCCCTGAGCCACAAAATCAAGCAGCACGCGCAGGACATAGTTGATGGAGCGTGTGAATATGCTGGTGCATATGCTGCCGCTGCTGCTTTGGTGGTATGTGCATGCCTACTTAATCTGTATCAGTCCTTGTTCCATTTACTAAGCAGTAGTAGTAGCTTTCTTTGCACTAACTACAAATTTAAATTTTTGGTTTCAACTAGTGTATCTGCAAAGAGGCTGAGTTGATGTGCGAGAGGGCTATGTGCGGGAGATACAACTCTGGTATCATGGCTTGCATACTCTGCAATCAGATCAGAGAGCATGCCATCAGTcttatgttgtactccctccgtccggaaatacttgtcctcaaaatgaataaaaggggacatatctagacgtattttaattctagatacatctctttttatccattttgatgacaagtattttcggacggagggagtacaaagggtCTGGATCCATCGCCGCTGCTGCTGGTGCCGCCATGGTGGTAAGAAAGTGTCTGGCTCGCCCAAATGCTGACCTTTCTACCTTCACTGTTTTTCATAGATAGATCTGTACACATTGCTTGAAATTTACTGCAAAAACGATGGTTCAAGCAGGGCGCTGCAAAGGAGGCCAAGCTGTTACGTGAGAATCTGAGCAATCTAGGCTGTGACGAAGAAATGTCTGCTTCCATTCGGGAGGAAGCCTGTTGCATTCTGCAGGACATGCACACTGAAGCTTTTGGTGCTAATGGGAAGAACAGCATTGCTGCTGCTGATGATGGAGCAGAGAAATCTACTAGGTACGGTCTATGAAAGAGCATATTATTTGTTCTTGTTTAGGGTCTTTTAGAGCATATTGTTTGTTCCTGTATATGTAATAgtaatgtatcatgttgttttactATAAGCAGGATCAGCACTGCTGGGAATTTGACTTGTACTGCAGCTAATGGCAAGGAAGATTGCAAGAGGGAGCTAGGAAGTAATGGTTGTACAGAATGGAATGATGATAAGGAAAACATGGAGAGTAGTAATGGGAACAacattgttgctgctgctgctggagtagGGAAATCTTCAAGGTACGTACATAGAAGAGCGTATCTTATTTGTTCTTGTTTAGGGTCTTGGAGAGGCATCATGTATATGTAATAGCAATGTATATTGTGTTGTGTTACTATAAGCAGGATCAGAGCTCTTGGGGATTTGATTTGTACTGCATCTAGTGGCAAGGAAGATAAGAAGAGGACACTAAGTAATGGGTGCACAGAAACGAATGATGCTAAGGAAAACATGGAGAATGTGAATCAGAAGACTGGGGAAGAATACGTGTGGAAAAAGAAGACCGAAGAAGAAGCTTACATGGAAA
Above is a window of Triticum dicoccoides isolate Atlit2015 ecotype Zavitan chromosome 5B, WEW_v2.0, whole genome shotgun sequence DNA encoding:
- the LOC119306467 gene encoding uncharacterized protein LOC119306467, with protein sequence MANFRMDDDDELFHRYDPEVLAANDIDYPPRDARMRIKWWAFLMQVEGNLRLTNMSVPSAKIIRYPDQMEKAWGWWRLLPIYQGLGPDMPLYREYLCEYYLRNPPESVDDSACTRHKFVVRSAWTNENGRLIPLAGKVI
- the LOC119306468 gene encoding uncharacterized protein LOC119306468, coding for MTSIFGRREYKGSGSIAAAAGAAMVGAAKEAKLLRENLSNLGCDEEMSASIREEACCILQDMHTEAFGANGKNSIAAADDGAEKSTRISTAGNLTCTAANGKEDCKRELGSNGCTEWNDDKENMESSNGNNIVAAAAGVGKSSRIRALGDLICTASSGKEDKKRTLSNGCTETNDAKENMENVNQKTGEEYVWKKKTEEEAYMETA